A single window of Melospiza georgiana isolate bMelGeo1 chromosome 19, bMelGeo1.pri, whole genome shotgun sequence DNA harbors:
- the LOC131091592 gene encoding C-C motif chemokine 4-like has translation MRTASRVLCALLILCTLCWHSLAQRAPAMPDKCCFNFQTRRIKRDNVVACYPTSPECPHQAVIFRVRNGKEICTQASRPWVKRYQQSFQVSSFSIPS, from the exons ATGAGGACAGCGTCCAGGGTGCTCTgtgccctcctcatcctctgcacgctgtgctggcacagcctggctcaga gagccccagccatgccagACAAGTGCTGCTTCAACTTCCAGACCAGGAGGATCAAGAGGGACAACGTGGTGGCCTGCTACCCCACCAGCCCCGAGTGCCCACACCAGGCTGTGAT CTTCAGGGTGAGGAACGGGAAGGAGATCTGCACGCAGGCCAGCAGGCCGTGGGTCAAGAGGTACCAGCAGAGCTTCCAAGTCAgctccttctccatccccagctAG